DNA from Microvirgula aerodenitrificans DSM 15089:
TTTTCTATTTTGCCAAGACTATTCTGTATGTAATAGAAGCATATTCTTGGGTAAATTTGAGAGGCTGGCGTATTCACAGCGTGGATGGTCGGTGCGTTAATATATTAGCGCACATATGAACCCGGCCCAGCCCTGTATCAGGGGTTTTTTTATTTATCCTGCGTTGAGAGGTGATTCTTGAAAGTCACATGGCGCAACCCGAACTATATTGGATTTCTTGATTGGAACGGCTCATTTAAGGAGAAAGAATGAAACCCGGGGACGCCATCAGGGGAGGGGATATCAATGAATCGAAGGAAACGATGACGGCGGAAAGCCCCAACCTGCTGATCAGCGTCATTCTGATCGACGACCATCCGGTGATGCGTTATGCGCTGAGGCACATGATCGAAGAGCAGGGGCGGTTCAATGTCCTTGGCGAGGCCGAGGATGCTTCCCGCGGATTTGAACTGATCCGGACGCATTTTCCCGATGTGGTGCTGCTGGACCTGTTCCTGCCGGACATCAACGGCCTTGACCTTATCTACAAAATATCCGTCCTGCCACGACCTCCGAGAATACTGGTGCTGTCCGGGCAGGACGAACGCCTGTATTCGAACCGGGTGATGAGCGCCGGTGCACACGGTTATGTCAGCAAGAGCAAGGGCATCCAGGAAATCAAGAATGCGCTGGTGATGGTTGCCGGCGGTTATTCATGCTTCCCGATCGCTTCCCTGTATGTCGGCCCGGAGCAGAAGGCCGACCGGGATCTGCTGTCTTGTCTGACCAAGCGTGAAATGACCGTGCTGATCGGGCTGGTTCGAGGGCAGTCCAACAAGGAAATCGCCGACAGCCTGTTCCTCAGCCAGAAAACCATTAGCTCATACAAGGTGCGGATACTGGAAAAGCTGCACCTGCACAC
Protein-coding regions in this window:
- a CDS encoding response regulator transcription factor, which gives rise to MKPGDAIRGGDINESKETMTAESPNLLISVILIDDHPVMRYALRHMIEEQGRFNVLGEAEDASRGFELIRTHFPDVVLLDLFLPDINGLDLIYKISVLPRPPRILVLSGQDERLYSNRVMSAGAHGYVSKSKGIQEIKNALVMVAGGYSCFPIASLYVGPEQKADRDLLSCLTKREMTVLIGLVRGQSNKEIADSLFLSQKTISSYKVRILEKLHLHTLADMINFAIKNKLIESERWQR